One stretch of Lemur catta isolate mLemCat1 chromosome 2, mLemCat1.pri, whole genome shotgun sequence DNA includes these proteins:
- the RUSF1 gene encoding RUS family member 1 isoform X2, which produces MADAARREAPLCSEQFGSGAARGCRAAADGTLQWEARGWRWGGLSGAFPARPEGRDEGGVGASGTSSPPLSGLQAVFLPQGFPDSVSPDYLPYQLWDSVQAFASSLSGSLATQAVLLGIGVGNAKASVSAATATWLVKDSTGMLGRIVFAWWKGSKLDCNAKQWRLFADILNDVAMFLEIMAPIYPICFTMTVCTSNLAKCIVSVAGGATRAALTMHQARRNNMADVSAKDSSQETLVNLAGLLVSLLMLPLVSGCPSFSLGCFFFLTALHIYANYRAVRALVMETLNEGRLQLVLKHFLQRGEVLDPTSANQMEPLWTDRIQVVLSQMAGPETILRAATHGLVLGALQGDGPLPGELQELRNRVRAGPEKDSWVIVKEVHHVLDKLFPKFLKGLQDAGWKTEKHQLEVDEWRATWPPSPEKKVL; this is translated from the exons ATGGCTGACGCCGCGCGGCGGGAAGCCCCGCTCTGCTCGGAGCAGTTCGGCTCCGGGGCCGCACGGGGCTGCCGCGCGGCCGCCGACGGAACCCTGCAGTGGGAGGCCCGGGGGTGGCGCTGGGGGGGGCTTTCGGGGGCCTTCCCGGCGAGACCCGAAGGACGAGATGAGGGCGGCGTGGGGGCTTCGGGGACCTCGTCGCCACCTCTCTCCGGTCTCCAGGCCGTGTTCCTGCCGCAGGGCTTCCCTGACAGCGTCAGCCCAGACTATCTGCCCTACCAGCTGTGGGATTCCGTGCAG gcCTTTGCTTCCAGCCTCTCGGGCTCCCTGGCCACCCAGGCAGTCTTGCTGGGCATAGGGGTGGGGAACGCAAAAGCCTCTGTTTCAGCTGCCACGGCCACCTGGCTTGTGAAAG ATTCAACTGGCATGCTGGGCCGCATCGTCTTTGCCTGGTGGAAGGG GAGCAAACTGGACTGTAACGCCAAGCAGTGGAG GCTTTTTGCTGACATCCTCAATGATGTAGCCATGTTCCTCGAGATTATGGCTCCCATATACCCAATCTGTTTCACCATGACCGTGTGCACCAGCAACCTGGCCAAG TGCATTGTGAGTGTGGCTGGCGGGGCCACTCGAGCCGCCCTGACCATGCACCAGGCCCGGAGAAACAACATGGCCGATGTGTCAGCCAAGGACAGCAGCCAG GAGACGCTGGTGAACCTGGCAGGGCTCCTGGTCAGCCTCCTGATGCTTCCTCTGGTGTCGGGTTGCCCCAG CTTCAGCCTTGGatgtttcttcttcctcactgCCCTCCACATCTATGCCAACTACCGGGCAGTCCGAGCCCTTGTCATGGAGACCTTGAATGAAGGCCGGCTCCAGCTGGTCCTGAAGCACTTCCTTCAGAGGGGAGAGGTACTCGACCCCACCTCAGCCAACCAGATGGAGCCGCTGTGGACAG ACCGCATACAGGTAGTTCTGAGCCAGATGGCAGGCCCTGAGACCATCCTAAGGGCCGCTACGCACGGGCTAGTGCTTGGAGCCCTGCAGGGAGACGGACCCCTTCCAGGAGAGCTGCAGGAACTGAGGAACCGGGTACGAGCAG GTCCTGAGAAAGATAGCTGGGTCATCGTCAAGGAGGTACACCACGTGCTGGATAAGCTTTTCCCAAAGTTCTTGAAAG GACTGCAAGATGCTGGCTGGAAGACCGAAAAGCACCAGCTAGAGGTGGATGAATGGAGGGCCACATGGCCCCCGTCTCCAGAAAAGAAGGTCTTGTGA
- the RUSF1 gene encoding RUS family member 1 isoform X1 produces the protein MADAARREAPLCSEQFGSGAARGCRAAADGTLQWEARGWRWGGLSGAFPARPEGRDEGGVGASGTSSPPLSGLQAVFLPQGFPDSVSPDYLPYQLWDSVQAFASSLSGSLATQAVLLGIGVGNAKASVSAATATWLVKDSTGMLGRIVFAWWKGSKLDCNAKQWRLFADILNDVAMFLEIMAPIYPICFTMTVCTSNLAKCIVSVAGGATRAALTMHQARRNNMADVSAKDSSQETLVNLAGLLVSLLMLPLVSGCPSFSLGCFFFLTALHIYANYRAVRALVMETLNEGRLQLVLKHFLQRGEVLDPTSANQMEPLWTGFWPSLSLSLGVPLHRLVSSVSELQQLVEGHQEPYLLCWDQSQNRIQVVLSQMAGPETILRAATHGLVLGALQGDGPLPGELQELRNRVRAGPEKDSWVIVKEVHHVLDKLFPKFLKGLQDAGWKTEKHQLEVDEWRATWPPSPEKKVL, from the exons ATGGCTGACGCCGCGCGGCGGGAAGCCCCGCTCTGCTCGGAGCAGTTCGGCTCCGGGGCCGCACGGGGCTGCCGCGCGGCCGCCGACGGAACCCTGCAGTGGGAGGCCCGGGGGTGGCGCTGGGGGGGGCTTTCGGGGGCCTTCCCGGCGAGACCCGAAGGACGAGATGAGGGCGGCGTGGGGGCTTCGGGGACCTCGTCGCCACCTCTCTCCGGTCTCCAGGCCGTGTTCCTGCCGCAGGGCTTCCCTGACAGCGTCAGCCCAGACTATCTGCCCTACCAGCTGTGGGATTCCGTGCAG gcCTTTGCTTCCAGCCTCTCGGGCTCCCTGGCCACCCAGGCAGTCTTGCTGGGCATAGGGGTGGGGAACGCAAAAGCCTCTGTTTCAGCTGCCACGGCCACCTGGCTTGTGAAAG ATTCAACTGGCATGCTGGGCCGCATCGTCTTTGCCTGGTGGAAGGG GAGCAAACTGGACTGTAACGCCAAGCAGTGGAG GCTTTTTGCTGACATCCTCAATGATGTAGCCATGTTCCTCGAGATTATGGCTCCCATATACCCAATCTGTTTCACCATGACCGTGTGCACCAGCAACCTGGCCAAG TGCATTGTGAGTGTGGCTGGCGGGGCCACTCGAGCCGCCCTGACCATGCACCAGGCCCGGAGAAACAACATGGCCGATGTGTCAGCCAAGGACAGCAGCCAG GAGACGCTGGTGAACCTGGCAGGGCTCCTGGTCAGCCTCCTGATGCTTCCTCTGGTGTCGGGTTGCCCCAG CTTCAGCCTTGGatgtttcttcttcctcactgCCCTCCACATCTATGCCAACTACCGGGCAGTCCGAGCCCTTGTCATGGAGACCTTGAATGAAGGCCGGCTCCAGCTGGTCCTGAAGCACTTCCTTCAGAGGGGAGAGGTACTCGACCCCACCTCAGCCAACCAGATGGAGCCGCTGTGGACAG GTTTCTGGCCATCCCTGTCTCTATCTCTGGGGGTCCCCCTACACCGCCTGGTCTCCAG cgTCTCTGAGCTGCAGCAGCTGGTTGAGGGGCACCAAGAACCTTACCTCCTTTGCTGGGACCAGTCACAAA ACCGCATACAGGTAGTTCTGAGCCAGATGGCAGGCCCTGAGACCATCCTAAGGGCCGCTACGCACGGGCTAGTGCTTGGAGCCCTGCAGGGAGACGGACCCCTTCCAGGAGAGCTGCAGGAACTGAGGAACCGGGTACGAGCAG GTCCTGAGAAAGATAGCTGGGTCATCGTCAAGGAGGTACACCACGTGCTGGATAAGCTTTTCCCAAAGTTCTTGAAAG GACTGCAAGATGCTGGCTGGAAGACCGAAAAGCACCAGCTAGAGGTGGATGAATGGAGGGCCACATGGCCCCCGTCTCCAGAAAAGAAGGTCTTGTGA